Proteins encoded in a region of the Paenibacillus sp. W2I17 genome:
- the lysA gene encoding diaminopimelate decarboxylase — translation MYLHGTSKINAQGHLEIGGVDATDLKEQFGTPLYVVDEQLVRERCREYMEAFRASGLGFQVAYASKAFCVMAMCALAAEEGLSLDVVSDGELFTALQAGFPAERIHFHGNNKTLEEIEMALDAEIGCFVVDNFNELHLLQAVAADKNRKVNILLRVTPGVEAHTHEYISTGQTDSKFGFDIGNGTAFEAIDLASKQSNLVLLGVHSHIGSQIFEVEGFQMAVQRVAEFAASVYERLNVAFKVVNLGGGFGIRYIDGDTPLEVAQYVKAITDAVKNHFAQIGYAVPEIWVEPGRSIVGEAGTTLYTVGTSKDIPGVRKYVAVDGGMTDNPRPALYESKYEAVLANRANEAAQETVSVAGKCCESGDMLIWDLDLPKVESGDLLAVACTGAYNYSMASNYNRIRRPAVVFVKDGQGDVVVRRETYQDIIQNDLVPARIAKQPVTR, via the coding sequence ATGTATTTACATGGTACAAGTAAAATAAATGCGCAAGGACATCTGGAGATTGGCGGAGTTGATGCAACAGATCTGAAAGAACAATTTGGAACTCCCCTGTACGTTGTGGACGAGCAATTGGTTCGCGAGCGTTGCAGAGAATACATGGAAGCATTCCGTGCTTCCGGATTGGGCTTCCAGGTTGCTTACGCAAGTAAAGCATTCTGTGTAATGGCGATGTGTGCCCTTGCAGCTGAAGAAGGACTTTCCCTGGATGTTGTATCTGATGGTGAACTGTTTACTGCACTGCAAGCAGGTTTCCCGGCTGAGCGCATTCACTTCCACGGTAACAACAAAACGCTGGAAGAGATCGAAATGGCTCTTGATGCGGAGATTGGATGCTTTGTTGTTGATAACTTCAATGAATTGCATCTGTTGCAGGCTGTAGCAGCGGACAAAAATCGTAAAGTAAACATTTTGCTTCGTGTGACGCCAGGTGTTGAGGCACATACGCATGAATATATTTCCACAGGTCAAACGGATTCCAAATTTGGATTCGATATTGGCAATGGTACAGCATTTGAAGCGATTGACTTGGCTTCCAAGCAGTCTAACCTGGTATTGCTCGGTGTGCATTCCCACATCGGTTCCCAGATCTTCGAAGTTGAAGGCTTCCAGATGGCTGTTCAACGTGTTGCTGAATTTGCAGCAAGTGTATATGAGCGCCTTAATGTTGCTTTCAAAGTAGTTAACCTTGGTGGTGGATTCGGAATTCGGTATATCGACGGAGATACGCCACTTGAAGTTGCGCAATATGTGAAGGCTATTACAGATGCCGTTAAAAATCATTTTGCTCAAATCGGCTATGCCGTACCTGAGATCTGGGTTGAGCCAGGCCGCAGCATCGTAGGTGAAGCGGGAACAACGTTGTATACCGTTGGAACAAGCAAAGACATTCCAGGCGTGCGTAAATACGTTGCCGTTGATGGTGGTATGACCGATAACCCACGTCCTGCTTTGTATGAATCCAAGTACGAAGCCGTGCTTGCGAATCGTGCGAATGAGGCTGCTCAGGAAACGGTATCTGTCGCTGGTAAATGCTGCGAGAGTGGCGATATGTTGATCTGGGATCTGGATCTGCCAAAAGTAGAAAGCGGCGATCTGCTCGCTGTAGCTTGCACAGGTGCGTATAACTACTCCATGGCGAGCAACTACAACCGGATTCGTCGTCCGGCTGTTGTATTTGTCAAAGACGGTCAAGGAGATGTCGTGGTACGCCGTGAGACGTATCAAGATATCATCCAGAATGACCTGGTACCAGCGCGCATTGCAAAACAGCCAGTAACTCGCTAA
- a CDS encoding purine-nucleoside phosphorylase: MTALNQQMISEAASYIQSKSSIKPEVGLILGSGLGVLAELIEDGVSIAYQDIPHFPVSTVEGHEGELLVGTIKGRPVVMMKGRFHMYEGYGPELTAFPVRVMKELGVSSLLVTNAAGGVNTSYEAGDLMLISDHLNLTGKNPLIGPNDAALGVRFPDLSEAYSRRLRALAKDTAASQGFNVREGVYAGMLGPNYETPAEIRMLRTLGADAVGMSTVSEVIVARHAGLEVLGISCISNMAAGILDQPLSHDEVMETTERVRESFLALVLAVIPQM, from the coding sequence ATGACAGCATTAAACCAACAAATGATTTCGGAAGCAGCATCTTATATTCAAAGCAAAAGCTCCATCAAGCCGGAAGTCGGTTTGATTTTGGGTTCGGGTCTTGGCGTACTGGCAGAACTGATTGAAGATGGCGTAAGTATCGCTTATCAGGATATTCCACATTTTCCGGTGTCCACAGTAGAAGGACATGAAGGTGAACTATTGGTAGGAACCATTAAAGGTCGTCCAGTCGTGATGATGAAAGGCCGTTTCCATATGTACGAAGGATATGGTCCGGAATTGACAGCTTTCCCGGTACGGGTCATGAAAGAACTGGGTGTAAGTAGCCTGCTTGTAACCAATGCTGCGGGCGGCGTGAATACGTCGTATGAAGCTGGAGACTTGATGCTGATCTCGGATCATTTAAATCTCACAGGCAAAAATCCACTGATCGGACCAAATGACGCCGCACTGGGCGTACGTTTCCCGGATCTTTCCGAAGCATACAGCCGCCGTTTGCGTGCGCTGGCGAAGGATACGGCTGCATCACAAGGTTTTAACGTACGTGAAGGGGTATACGCAGGTATGCTTGGTCCGAACTACGAGACACCGGCAGAGATCAGAATGCTGCGTACATTGGGCGCAGACGCAGTGGGCATGTCCACTGTATCTGAAGTGATCGTCGCACGCCACGCAGGCCTGGAAGTACTCGGTATTTCCTGTATCAGCAACATGGCTGCCGGAATTCTGGATCAGCCGCTGTCACATGATGAGGTGATGGAAACGACGGAACGTGTGCGTGAGTCGTTCCTGGCGCTGGTATTGGCGGTTATTCCACAAATGTAA
- a CDS encoding AraC family transcriptional regulator: MQKIEFIIDQHLKEMTQHRTDTLSIACYETTIVQNVHGHIPLHWHNELQFVDVLQGTALFHINDQKMILSKGDGIFINSGIMHMAEDHGVSENCIYLCLNLSPHVIMPSDLYIKYVHPYVTATNLPFLYIERANAWGEQILDAIARIRKELVHQVPFYEVNIASAVLNMWKLLIMNGYSLEHDPSEMSRNNRMKDMLQWINLNYADPIKLEDIAKAGQLSRSETCRYFKQILKTTPMQYVIEYRIQRSIELLQSSKRSITEIAYEVGFNSTSYYINQFRKTMNSTPLRFRRELNKRDKEHNF, encoded by the coding sequence ATGCAGAAAATCGAATTTATCATTGATCAACATTTGAAAGAAATGACGCAACACCGTACCGATACCTTATCTATAGCCTGTTATGAGACAACCATTGTTCAAAATGTTCACGGACATATTCCTCTCCACTGGCATAATGAATTGCAGTTTGTTGACGTTCTTCAGGGTACGGCGTTGTTTCATATCAACGATCAAAAGATGATTTTGTCCAAAGGTGACGGGATTTTTATCAACAGTGGAATAATGCATATGGCCGAAGATCACGGTGTGAGCGAGAACTGCATTTATTTATGTCTGAATTTGTCCCCACATGTTATCATGCCTTCGGATTTGTATATAAAGTACGTACATCCATATGTAACAGCAACTAATTTGCCTTTTCTGTATATCGAAAGAGCTAACGCTTGGGGAGAACAGATCTTGGATGCTATTGCAAGGATTAGAAAGGAGCTGGTGCACCAAGTTCCTTTTTACGAAGTGAATATTGCTTCGGCGGTGCTTAATATGTGGAAACTGCTGATTATGAACGGATATTCTCTTGAACATGATCCATCAGAGATGAGCAGAAACAACCGAATGAAAGACATGTTGCAATGGATTAATCTCAATTATGCCGATCCAATTAAGCTTGAAGATATTGCAAAGGCGGGACAGTTAAGTCGATCAGAGACCTGCCGTTATTTCAAGCAAATCCTGAAAACCACACCCATGCAATATGTGATAGAGTACCGCATCCAAAGAAGCATTGAACTATTGCAATCCTCCAAGCGTAGCATCACCGAAATTGCCTATGAGGTCGGTTTTAACAGTACGAGTTATTACATTAACCAATTCCGCAAAACAATGAATTCAACCCCTTTACGATTTAGAAGGGAATTGAACAAAAGAGACAAAGAACATAATTTTTGA
- a CDS encoding stage V sporulation protein AA, with translation MSQTPTPMVYIRLRSRIRIQRGRAVKLGDIAHVLTSSEDQESRLLELELLRPGPEDGNLILIDILQIIPRIRNILPEVSVELMGSGHTLVEVIAGNGQPSKSLFILVWLLLFFGSALTIMNFHADVNMQEVQIRIVEMLTGHRDEHPYLFQVAYSIGIGFGMAVFFNHLFKKKWNEEPTPLEVEMFLYQQNVDKYVVIEESERMHEQERREMNADERS, from the coding sequence ATGTCCCAGACACCCACTCCAATGGTCTATATTCGTCTGCGCAGCCGTATTCGCATCCAGAGGGGCAGAGCAGTCAAGCTTGGAGACATTGCACATGTACTGACCTCTTCTGAAGACCAGGAGAGCAGGCTACTGGAGCTTGAACTGCTGCGCCCTGGACCGGAGGATGGCAATCTGATCCTCATTGATATATTGCAGATTATTCCCCGAATTCGGAACATCTTGCCAGAGGTAAGTGTGGAACTGATGGGATCAGGTCATACGTTGGTTGAAGTCATTGCGGGAAATGGTCAACCTTCCAAGTCCCTGTTCATTCTGGTTTGGCTGCTGCTGTTCTTTGGTTCAGCCTTAACCATCATGAATTTTCATGCCGATGTGAACATGCAGGAAGTACAGATTCGAATTGTGGAGATGCTTACTGGGCATCGGGACGAACATCCCTATCTGTTCCAAGTGGCGTATTCCATTGGCATTGGATTCGGAATGGCAGTATTTTTTAATCATTTGTTCAAGAAAAAGTGGAATGAAGAACCTACCCCGCTGGAAGTGGAGATGTTCCTATACCAGCAAAATGTAGATAAATATGTGGTGATTGAAGAGAGCGAACGGATGCACGAGCAGGAACGCAGGGAGATGAATGCGGATGAGCGTTCTTAA
- the spoIIAB gene encoding anti-sigma F factor → MNEGTGTNFMNLQFAAKSENESFARVTVAAFISQLDPTMDELSDLKTVISEAVTNSIIHGYNNNSEGVVSIQAEIREDMITIIVEDRGEGIEDLELAKQPLYTSKPELERSGMGFTIMENFMDEFEVSSEPGRGTSIKMKKRIESKKALYN, encoded by the coding sequence ATGAATGAAGGAACAGGGACAAATTTCATGAATCTGCAATTCGCGGCCAAGTCAGAGAATGAATCGTTTGCACGGGTAACCGTTGCTGCATTTATCTCCCAGCTTGATCCAACGATGGACGAGCTCAGTGACCTGAAGACGGTCATTTCGGAAGCCGTGACCAACAGCATCATCCACGGATACAACAACAACTCCGAGGGTGTGGTGTCCATCCAGGCCGAGATTCGGGAAGACATGATCACTATTATTGTGGAAGACCGCGGTGAAGGAATCGAAGATCTTGAACTGGCCAAGCAGCCGCTATATACGTCCAAACCCGAACTTGAGCGGTCGGGCATGGGCTTCACCATTATGGAAAACTTTATGGATGAATTCGAAGTCAGCAGTGAGCCCGGCAGAGGCACCTCCATCAAGATGAAAAAAAGGATTGAATCCAAGAAAGCATTGTATAATTAG
- a CDS encoding DUF4227 family protein — translation MIISVRRGLRFIRFIIVFAALVYLFYHVLDLFNGWISPVDQYQMPTGNAIKVFQETDWPGNGEGHPTMAERLRLFYWYGE, via the coding sequence ATGATTATATCAGTGCGGAGAGGGCTCCGTTTTATTCGATTTATCATAGTTTTTGCTGCATTAGTTTATCTGTTCTATCATGTTCTGGATCTGTTTAATGGCTGGATCTCACCTGTGGATCAGTATCAGATGCCAACTGGCAATGCAATCAAAGTATTTCAGGAAACGGATTGGCCTGGTAATGGAGAAGGACATCCTACGATGGCAGAGCGTCTCCGTTTGTTCTATTGGTACGGGGAGTAG
- a CDS encoding Fur family transcriptional regulator, with the protein MEARIDKIKQQLQSQGYKLTPQREATLRVLLENEEDHLSAEDVFMLVKEKAPEIGLATVYRTLELLSELHVVEKINFGDGVARYDLRGDTSKHHHHHLICVQCGSMDEIREDWLGPLEERLEREFNFSVVDHRLDFHGICYRCKAKNEQKPKDEE; encoded by the coding sequence ATGGAAGCACGGATTGATAAAATTAAGCAGCAACTACAGTCCCAAGGATATAAATTAACGCCCCAGCGGGAAGCCACCTTAAGAGTACTTCTTGAGAATGAAGAAGATCATCTGAGCGCAGAAGACGTATTCATGCTCGTTAAAGAAAAGGCTCCCGAAATCGGTCTGGCAACCGTGTACCGTACCCTCGAACTGCTGAGTGAGCTGCATGTTGTAGAGAAAATCAACTTCGGCGACGGTGTAGCGCGTTATGATCTGCGCGGAGATACATCCAAGCATCACCATCATCACTTAATCTGTGTTCAATGCGGAAGTATGGATGAAATACGTGAAGACTGGCTTGGACCGCTTGAAGAGCGTTTGGAGCGGGAATTCAACTTTTCGGTAGTAGATCACCGACTGGACTTTCATGGAATTTGTTATCGTTGCAAAGCTAAAAATGAACAGAAACCCAAAGATGAAGAATAA
- the ribD gene encoding bifunctional diaminohydroxyphosphoribosylaminopyrimidine deaminase/5-amino-6-(5-phosphoribosylamino)uracil reductase RibD — protein sequence MEMINDEFYMALALDMAERAQGQTGINPVVGCVVVKEGRIVGLGSHLKRGTGHAEVHALNMAGSDAEGSTVYVTLEPCSHYGKTPPCSERLIHEKVKRVVVCCEDPNPQVSGRGISMLRQQGIEVEVGVLRERGRRMNEKFIKFITTGLPFVTLKTATTLDGKIATRSGDSKWISNEPAREIVHALRHRHQGIMVGVDTVIADNPELTTRLQVEGISPVRIVVDSKLRLPVGAKMVKDGLAPTWVLTTDEASPEAAERLEAYGVEIIRCGPGPRVDLLNGLSKLGEREIGSILLEGGGTLNGAMLEARLVDRLLMFIAPKIVGGYDTPGSFRFEGVERMNQAIQLNQLEIEQVGDNISIGGIPVWPE from the coding sequence TTGGAAATGATCAATGATGAATTTTATATGGCACTTGCATTGGATATGGCGGAACGAGCACAGGGACAGACTGGGATTAATCCGGTCGTTGGATGTGTAGTTGTGAAAGAGGGTCGTATTGTAGGCCTGGGAAGCCATCTGAAACGTGGAACCGGTCATGCAGAGGTGCATGCACTTAACATGGCAGGCAGTGATGCAGAAGGAAGTACGGTATACGTTACACTTGAGCCTTGTAGTCATTATGGCAAGACGCCACCTTGTAGTGAACGCCTGATTCATGAAAAGGTGAAACGTGTTGTGGTATGTTGTGAAGATCCAAATCCGCAAGTATCCGGCAGGGGCATAAGCATGCTTCGTCAACAAGGCATTGAAGTTGAAGTTGGCGTACTGCGTGAGCGTGGAAGACGCATGAATGAAAAATTCATTAAATTTATTACAACGGGTCTACCTTTTGTGACACTGAAGACGGCTACTACTTTGGACGGCAAAATTGCTACTCGCAGCGGAGACAGCAAGTGGATCTCCAACGAGCCCGCTCGTGAGATTGTGCATGCCCTTCGTCATCGTCACCAGGGAATTATGGTTGGCGTCGACACAGTGATTGCCGATAATCCGGAACTTACAACCCGTTTGCAAGTCGAAGGCATTAGTCCAGTGCGCATTGTGGTGGATTCCAAGTTACGTCTTCCCGTAGGTGCCAAAATGGTTAAGGATGGTCTTGCTCCAACATGGGTGCTGACAACAGACGAAGCCAGTCCTGAAGCTGCTGAACGTTTGGAAGCCTACGGCGTCGAAATTATACGCTGTGGTCCTGGACCACGTGTGGATCTGTTAAACGGACTTAGCAAGTTGGGTGAGCGTGAGATTGGTTCAATTTTGCTTGAAGGTGGAGGCACCTTGAATGGAGCCATGCTGGAGGCACGGTTGGTTGATCGACTGCTGATGTTTATCGCTCCAAAGATTGTAGGCGGTTATGATACACCTGGAAGCTTCCGCTTCGAGGGTGTGGAACGTATGAATCAGGCGATTCAATTGAATCAGTTGGAGATCGAACAAGTTGGAGATAATATCAGCATTGGCGGTATTCCAGTGTGGCCTGAATAA
- the sigF gene encoding RNA polymerase sporulation sigma factor SigF: MDAEVKPSSQTYLDDAEVKRLIALSQSGDHVSRDTLVNCNIRLVWSVVQRFMNRGYDPEDLFQIGCIGLLKSVDKFDLSYDVKFSTYAVPMIIGEIQRFLRDDGTLKVSRSLKEMANKVRKKRDELSKHLDRLPTIKEVAAELGVTPEEVVFAQEANKPPTSIHETVFENDGDPITLMDQIADESQERWFDKLALNEAIGGLSERERLIVYLRYYRDQTQSEVASRLGISQVQVSRLEKKILQSIRDQIAQ, translated from the coding sequence ATGGATGCTGAAGTGAAACCATCTTCACAGACCTATTTGGACGATGCCGAGGTCAAACGGCTGATTGCGCTCAGTCAGTCGGGTGACCATGTCTCACGGGATACGCTGGTGAACTGCAACATCAGACTCGTCTGGTCCGTCGTACAGCGTTTTATGAACAGGGGATATGATCCGGAAGATCTATTCCAGATTGGTTGTATCGGTCTGCTCAAGTCAGTGGACAAATTCGATCTCAGTTATGACGTGAAGTTCTCGACCTACGCGGTGCCGATGATCATCGGAGAAATCCAGCGATTCCTGCGGGATGACGGTACTCTGAAGGTCAGCCGTTCACTGAAAGAGATGGCGAATAAAGTCCGCAAAAAAAGGGACGAACTGTCCAAACATCTGGATCGTTTACCAACGATTAAGGAAGTTGCCGCAGAGCTGGGGGTAACCCCGGAGGAAGTCGTATTTGCCCAGGAAGCGAACAAACCACCGACCTCCATCCATGAGACGGTATTTGAGAATGACGGTGATCCCATTACGTTAATGGATCAGATTGCCGACGAGTCTCAGGAACGATGGTTTGACAAACTGGCGCTAAACGAAGCCATCGGTGGTCTCAGTGAGCGGGAGCGGTTAATCGTTTATCTTCGGTATTACCGGGATCAGACCCAGTCCGAGGTTGCCAGCAGGCTGGGAATATCTCAGGTACAGGTATCACGTCTGGAGAAAAAAATACTGCAATCCATCCGCGACCAGATCGCGCAGTGA
- a CDS encoding stage V sporulation protein AB produces MRMSVLNGAISIVLGIAGGIAVGSGVIALILVLDMIPRLAQLTQSYDKTHWYEGALIGGSLLGTVADFWHWKMHGVLLLSPIVGLFCGVFIGLLAAALTEVLNVLPVLAKRLGMKPYLFGLLLAMILGKMTGSLFDFFIYQR; encoded by the coding sequence ATGCGGATGAGCGTTCTTAATGGAGCAATCAGCATTGTATTGGGTATTGCAGGGGGAATTGCCGTAGGGAGCGGCGTAATTGCGCTCATTCTGGTGCTCGATATGATTCCCAGGTTGGCCCAACTTACGCAATCGTATGACAAGACTCACTGGTACGAAGGGGCGCTAATAGGTGGTTCACTGCTCGGGACGGTGGCGGACTTCTGGCACTGGAAAATGCATGGGGTGCTGCTGCTCAGCCCGATTGTTGGTTTGTTCTGTGGCGTGTTCATCGGTCTGCTGGCCGCGGCGCTCACTGAGGTACTCAATGTACTGCCCGTATTAGCCAAACGATTGGGCATGAAACCTTATTTGTTTGGATTACTGCTCGCCATGATTTTGGGCAAAATGACAGGTTCCCTGTTTGATTTTTTTATATATCAGCGGTAA
- a CDS encoding peptidylprolyl isomerase: MAKQAKIKLANGGEVLIDLFDQEAPNTVANFEKLANSGFYNGLTFHRVIPGFVAQGGCPNGSGAGGPGYTINCEINPNKHERGTLAMAHAGRNTGGSQFYICYQPQPHLDGQHTVFGKVTKGMEFVDALEGKDKMETVEVVEA; encoded by the coding sequence ATGGCGAAACAAGCGAAAATTAAATTGGCAAACGGCGGAGAAGTTCTGATCGATCTGTTCGATCAAGAAGCTCCAAACACAGTAGCAAACTTTGAGAAACTGGCTAACTCCGGTTTCTACAATGGTCTTACATTCCACCGCGTTATCCCGGGCTTTGTAGCTCAAGGCGGATGCCCTAACGGTTCCGGTGCAGGTGGCCCAGGTTACACAATCAACTGTGAAATTAACCCGAACAAACATGAGCGCGGAACACTTGCTATGGCACATGCTGGCCGTAACACAGGTGGAAGCCAGTTCTACATCTGCTACCAACCGCAACCACATTTGGATGGACAACATACGGTATTTGGTAAAGTAACTAAAGGTATGGAGTTCGTGGACGCTTTAGAAGGTAAAGACAAAATGGAAACTGTTGAAGTTGTAGAAGCTTAA
- the spoIIAA gene encoding anti-sigma F factor antagonist, with amino-acid sequence MNLHVEMEHHRGILIVRLSGELDHHTADMVRMQMDEAIQRRQSEHLVLSLKDLQFMDSSGLGVILGRYKLIKNKGGKMVVCDVNSPVYRLLEMSGLFKIMPIYENEGTALSGLEVVS; translated from the coding sequence GTGAACTTGCATGTGGAAATGGAACACCATCGCGGGATTCTGATTGTACGATTATCCGGGGAGCTGGATCACCATACAGCTGACATGGTACGGATGCAGATGGATGAAGCCATCCAGCGGAGACAAAGCGAGCATCTCGTACTCAGCCTGAAAGATCTGCAATTTATGGACAGTTCAGGTCTGGGTGTCATTTTGGGAAGATACAAGCTCATTAAGAATAAAGGCGGCAAGATGGTGGTCTGTGACGTCAATTCGCCAGTGTACCGTTTGCTGGAAATGTCGGGTCTGTTCAAGATTATGCCGATATACGAAAATGAGGGAACTGCTCTCTCAGGTCTGGAGGTCGTCTCATGA
- a CDS encoding tyrosine recombinase gives MKQTIHAYALYLEDDKGMSSSTLESYLRDVDKFIEFADKEYGIREADQVRRTHVVLFAGQLKQAGRANATIARSIVSLRSYFHFLMRRGDIIQDPTFDVEAPKADKTPPQVLSIQEIEQLLTAPDIRSPQGVRDRAMLELLYATGIRVSELIALDIRDVQPGMRFIRCGGAGKERILPMGAPAAHWASVYVEEFRNKLLKTDSDEQALFVNVSGRRLTRQGFWKLLKKAAVDAGISEEITPHTLRHSFAAHLIANGADTRAVQDMLGHVEQPGQQYGNHGRKTMKEIYETHHPRAR, from the coding sequence ATGAAACAGACGATACATGCCTATGCCTTATACTTGGAAGATGATAAAGGGATGTCGAGCAGCACGCTTGAATCGTATCTCCGAGACGTGGACAAGTTCATTGAATTTGCAGATAAGGAATATGGCATACGCGAAGCCGATCAGGTCAGACGCACACATGTCGTCCTGTTTGCAGGTCAGCTCAAACAGGCAGGACGTGCCAATGCAACCATTGCCCGCAGCATCGTATCTCTGCGCTCCTACTTTCATTTTTTGATGCGGCGGGGTGATATTATACAGGACCCTACGTTTGATGTGGAAGCTCCCAAGGCGGACAAGACGCCACCACAGGTGTTAAGTATCCAGGAGATCGAACAACTGCTGACAGCGCCTGATATTCGTTCACCGCAGGGTGTGAGAGATCGAGCGATGCTTGAACTGTTATATGCTACAGGCATTAGGGTCTCGGAACTGATTGCCCTTGACATTCGGGATGTACAGCCAGGCATGCGCTTTATACGATGCGGTGGGGCGGGCAAGGAACGTATCCTTCCCATGGGTGCACCAGCAGCACATTGGGCAAGTGTATATGTGGAGGAATTCCGCAATAAGTTGCTCAAAACCGATTCGGACGAGCAGGCACTATTCGTGAATGTATCTGGTAGACGTTTAACCCGGCAGGGTTTCTGGAAGCTGCTCAAAAAAGCGGCGGTGGACGCAGGAATCTCGGAAGAAATTACGCCGCATACGCTGCGTCATTCGTTTGCAGCACACCTTATTGCCAATGGGGCGGATACACGTGCGGTTCAAGACATGCTGGGTCACGTGGAGCAGCCTGGGCAACAATATGGCAATCATGGTCGCAAAACCATGAAAGAAATCTATGAAACCCATCATCCGAGGGCAAGATAG
- a CDS encoding DMT family transporter yields MTTSAKSKISGIVLVLTGAICWGIGGTVSQKLFQLDGIEVNWYVTVRLLIAGLLLLVIQSFTNGQFQIFNVWRNKKTTRQMIIFGLVGMLAVQYTYMASIKHGNSAVATLLQYLSPVMIMIYIALRKQSVLTRNDLACAVLALSGCFLLLTNGSLTRLSVSSLAVIWGLLSGVSAAFYTLYAVQLIKKFDSLVVVGWAMIIGGLGMSFIHPPWKMNFANITLETYGYLIFTILFGTMIAFWFYIASLKSLTPKETSLLGSAEPLAAVGTTVVWLHEPFGFYQWIGMVCILGMMLVMQSNRSESPRINNK; encoded by the coding sequence ATGACAACTTCTGCAAAATCCAAAATTTCAGGCATCGTACTCGTTCTGACGGGGGCCATCTGCTGGGGCATTGGGGGGACGGTATCTCAAAAACTCTTTCAACTGGATGGAATTGAGGTCAATTGGTATGTCACTGTACGCTTGTTGATTGCTGGGTTACTATTACTGGTTATTCAATCGTTTACAAATGGACAATTTCAGATTTTTAATGTGTGGAGAAATAAAAAAACTACTAGGCAGATGATCATTTTCGGATTGGTGGGCATGCTTGCCGTCCAGTATACGTACATGGCATCCATTAAACACGGCAATTCAGCGGTGGCTACACTCCTGCAGTACCTGTCCCCTGTCATGATCATGATTTACATCGCACTCCGTAAGCAGTCTGTCCTCACACGCAATGACCTTGCATGCGCCGTTCTGGCTCTCAGTGGGTGTTTTCTCCTGCTGACGAATGGCTCGCTTACGCGGTTATCTGTCTCCTCACTCGCAGTGATATGGGGACTGTTATCTGGGGTTTCAGCTGCATTTTATACGCTGTATGCCGTGCAACTGATTAAAAAGTTCGATTCACTTGTTGTGGTCGGCTGGGCTATGATCATCGGTGGTTTGGGAATGAGTTTTATTCACCCGCCCTGGAAAATGAATTTTGCTAACATCACGCTCGAAACTTACGGTTATTTGATATTTACGATCCTTTTTGGAACCATGATTGCTTTTTGGTTTTATATTGCGAGTCTCAAAAGTCTTACACCCAAGGAAACCAGCCTGCTCGGGAGCGCAGAGCCGCTTGCTGCTGTTGGAACAACCGTCGTATGGCTCCATGAACCTTTTGGCTTCTATCAATGGATTGGTATGGTATGTATTCTTGGCATGATGCTGGTCATGCAGTCCAATCGTTCGGAATCTCCCCGTATTAACAACAAATAA